The Staphylothermus marinus F1 genome has a segment encoding these proteins:
- a CDS encoding aconitase X swivel domain-containing protein, with protein sequence MKLFPVKIIVDGDCEGEPVVINRSISFFGEVDPINGIVRPENISITGKALIFRGSRGSTVGSYIIYALRYYGKSPSCMIVENAEPILITGCVLSDTPLFVTDNYNELTRYVMEKTRTIVHEKGRGFIVVRE encoded by the coding sequence TTGAAGCTTTTTCCTGTAAAAATAATTGTTGACGGCGACTGTGAAGGAGAACCTGTAGTTATCAATAGAAGTATTAGTTTCTTCGGCGAAGTAGATCCAATTAATGGAATAGTTAGACCCGAAAATATATCTATTACTGGGAAAGCTTTAATTTTCCGTGGAAGTAGGGGGTCAACTGTCGGTTCATATATTATTTATGCATTAAGATACTATGGAAAATCACCATCATGCATGATTGTTGAGAATGCTGAGCCAATATTAATTACTGGATGCGTGCTCTCCGATACTCCTTTATTTGTTACTGACAATTATAATGAACTCACGAGATACGTTATGGAGAAAACGAGAACTATAGTTCACGAGAAGGGGAGGGGATTCATAGTTGTCAGAGAATAA
- a CDS encoding DUF2067 family protein — protein MPLIKRFFYIPCKGDECFKLAELIREKAPQVELVEIDITDTGLYIEMYGYRTDIKNAWEYIRRLVSSAKASEQYGKQGTRRIKIEYLVEKKKKTFSPVVLSEILKHKGFKADLSDYKDEIVTDAPLEVIEEIIDNMWDILEKIKYDVRGTTTKYFVTIASILTNKDPQEVIMKAYSIGLLFKDEDEKYRLRKEWRKAISEFLNKVMSK, from the coding sequence ATGCCTCTTATTAAAAGATTCTTCTATATTCCATGCAAAGGCGATGAATGCTTTAAACTTGCAGAACTTATACGTGAAAAAGCTCCACAAGTAGAACTTGTAGAGATCGATATTACTGATACAGGCTTATATATAGAAATGTATGGGTATAGAACAGATATTAAAAATGCATGGGAATACATACGTAGACTTGTTTCATCAGCAAAAGCATCGGAACAATACGGTAAACAGGGTACTAGGAGAATTAAGATCGAATATTTAGTGGAGAAGAAAAAGAAAACTTTTTCACCAGTAGTCTTATCTGAAATATTAAAGCATAAAGGATTCAAAGCAGATCTAAGCGATTACAAAGACGAAATAGTCACGGATGCACCGCTAGAGGTAATAGAAGAAATAATAGATAATATGTGGGATATTCTCGAGAAGATCAAATATGATGTTCGCGGAACAACGACGAAATATTTCGTAACGATTGCTTCTATTCTCACAAATAAGGATCCTCAAGAAGTTATTATGAAAGCTTATAGTATCGGCTTATTATTTAAAGATGAAGATGAAAAATATAGGTTGAGAAAGGAGTGGAGAAAAGCTATAAGCGAGTTTCTCAATAAGGTAATGTCTAAGTAA
- a CDS encoding THUMP domain-containing protein — MELLYTVNPGIEDIASEEIRAELGGVTSFENMSGHVYHVVDNVSFEAIYRLRSINRAFILLFKSRIGSRTNDLIKLREELFSSLETIHYYITPYTSFAVDTERLGSHEYTSMDISRIVGEIIIKKVEEKTGIKPVVNLRTPHIIVHVFVKDENFFLGVSLTGSRSLHRRGYRIYDHPAALKPTLAYAMLTLSGTRDKQVIVDPMCGGGTIPIEAALLHEEAYIYGYDRNPRHIRGAKLNAYASGVYGKVVFGVWDARRLHEIFDEQVDHIVSNPPYGIRYGDPVAIRKLYRDFLDSTYKSLKPGGRLTIITTEYNYVLNKANYIGFRVVHKRTVQHGGLYPKIVVLEK, encoded by the coding sequence GTGGAACTACTATATACAGTTAATCCAGGTATTGAGGATATTGCGTCTGAAGAGATTAGAGCTGAGCTAGGCGGTGTTACTAGTTTTGAAAATATGAGTGGGCATGTATATCATGTTGTTGATAATGTTAGTTTTGAAGCTATTTATAGGCTTAGAAGCATTAATCGCGCATTCATCTTGTTGTTTAAGAGCAGAATTGGTTCTCGAACAAATGATTTAATAAAGCTTAGGGAAGAACTGTTTTCTTCTCTTGAAACAATTCATTACTATATAACTCCCTATACATCATTTGCAGTTGATACAGAACGTCTAGGTAGTCACGAATATACATCTATGGATATTTCACGTATTGTTGGAGAAATAATTATTAAGAAAGTTGAAGAGAAAACAGGTATTAAGCCAGTTGTTAATTTGAGAACACCACATATCATAGTCCACGTATTTGTGAAGGATGAGAACTTCTTTCTCGGAGTTTCGCTAACAGGTTCTAGGAGTCTTCATAGGAGAGGATATAGAATATATGATCATCCAGCAGCTCTTAAACCCACACTAGCATATGCAATGCTAACATTATCAGGTACGAGAGATAAACAAGTAATTGTTGATCCAATGTGTGGTGGGGGAACTATTCCTATAGAAGCAGCTCTTCTCCATGAAGAAGCATACATTTATGGATACGATCGAAACCCGAGACATATTAGGGGAGCGAAACTTAATGCATATGCTTCAGGTGTCTATGGAAAAGTGGTTTTTGGTGTATGGGATGCTAGGAGATTACATGAGATCTTCGATGAACAAGTGGATCATATAGTTAGTAATCCACCATACGGCATCCGCTACGGGGATCCAGTAGCTATTAGGAAACTATATAGAGACTTCTTGGATTCAACATATAAATCATTGAAACCAGGTGGTCGATTAACTATTATAACAACAGAGTATAATTATGTGTTGAATAAAGCTAACTATATAGGTTTTAGAGTAGTCCATAAGAGAACAGTTCAACATGGAGGATTATATCCTAAAATAGTTGTTTTAGAAAAATAG
- a CDS encoding METTL5 family protein, with protein sequence MLINKAKLERILSKYPSISRPKKQYEQYETPSSIAASMLWHAFIRKDITGKIIADLGCGNLKLGYGALVLGAKLVVGIDIDESLVKQAESILRDLGGDYLAKTLLINSDIRDLSINSVDTVIMNPPFGVVRRNHGLDILFLKKAMEISESIYTIHKYSPGLTRIIEELASAFGFRIVYNEQLLFPIPMLFETHRRKIYRVRAIFYVLRRK encoded by the coding sequence TTGTTAATAAACAAAGCAAAACTAGAAAGAATACTGAGCAAGTATCCATCTATTAGTAGACCCAAGAAACAATATGAACAATATGAAACCCCCTCATCAATTGCTGCCTCGATGCTATGGCATGCTTTTATTAGAAAGGATATAACAGGTAAGATAATAGCTGATCTGGGATGTGGTAATCTAAAACTGGGTTATGGCGCACTTGTTCTAGGAGCAAAACTTGTTGTTGGTATAGATATTGATGAATCCCTAGTTAAACAAGCAGAATCAATACTTAGGGATCTGGGCGGAGATTATTTGGCTAAAACACTACTGATAAATAGTGACATTAGAGATTTATCAATAAACTCTGTGGATACAGTTATTATGAATCCTCCGTTCGGAGTAGTTAGAAGAAACCATGGATTAGACATATTGTTTTTGAAGAAAGCAATGGAGATTTCAGAATCCATCTATACAATTCATAAATACTCCCCGGGGCTAACTAGGATTATCGAGGAGCTAGCCAGTGCTTTTGGTTTTAGAATAGTCTATAATGAACAATTATTGTTTCCAATACCAATGTTGTTCGAAACACATAGGAGGAAGATATATAGAGTTAGAGCAATCTTTTACGTTTTGAGGAGGAAATAG
- a CDS encoding UbiD family decarboxylase: protein MYINEYLLKLEKEGKESIHVGELNREYEPTRIISKNKDKLVFFSLNNSVAECYANILSSRKDLYRLFGLSNDIEVYNKILDALNNPAELDVRSFNDYYRSTDFGLQQLPFIKYYREDGGYYLTSSIYISCINNICNASYHRTMLLSDEKAVLRIVPRHLDYIVKKYHEKGYDAPVAIVLGVDPYTEIAAATTPPLGVYEVAVAAKLSGDNRVVKTPIYQIPVPATASIVVEGVITRETAWEGPFVDILRIPDKRRKQLVFKMEAIYVHREIPPLYHAIVPGLWEHIYLMGFPREPLIYDSVRKISPGIKGVRLTIGSGGWLHAVVSIHKSKPGEARNIGLAVINGHPSVKHVIIVDDDIDIDDPYMVEWALATRVRGSEDIIILRNMRGSTLDPRGNDGVGDKVVIDATKPFDEPWDKYRYAGIP, encoded by the coding sequence ATGTATATAAACGAGTACTTGTTAAAGCTTGAAAAAGAAGGAAAAGAGTCTATTCATGTAGGAGAACTAAATAGAGAATATGAACCCACTAGGATTATCAGTAAGAACAAGGACAAACTAGTATTTTTCTCCTTGAATAATTCAGTTGCTGAATGTTATGCAAATATTCTAAGTAGTAGGAAAGACTTGTATAGATTGTTTGGGTTAAGTAATGATATCGAAGTATATAATAAGATACTTGATGCACTAAATAATCCTGCAGAACTTGATGTTCGCAGCTTCAATGATTATTATAGATCAACCGATTTTGGTTTACAACAACTACCATTTATAAAGTATTATAGGGAGGATGGCGGATACTATCTTACAAGCTCAATTTATATCTCATGTATTAATAATATATGTAATGCGAGCTATCATAGAACAATGCTTCTAAGCGATGAAAAAGCTGTTCTACGAATAGTTCCGAGACACTTAGATTATATTGTGAAGAAATACCATGAGAAAGGATATGATGCTCCTGTAGCCATAGTTTTGGGGGTAGATCCATACACTGAGATCGCTGCCGCCACAACTCCTCCACTAGGAGTATATGAGGTAGCGGTTGCTGCTAAGCTTTCAGGAGATAACCGTGTTGTCAAAACGCCTATTTACCAAATACCTGTTCCAGCAACAGCTAGTATTGTTGTTGAAGGAGTTATTACTCGTGAAACAGCGTGGGAAGGGCCGTTTGTTGATATATTGAGAATACCTGATAAGCGGAGGAAGCAACTAGTTTTCAAAATGGAGGCTATATATGTTCATCGAGAAATACCTCCACTATACCATGCTATTGTACCCGGGTTATGGGAGCATATATACTTGATGGGTTTCCCTCGTGAACCACTCATATATGATTCGGTGAGGAAAATATCCCCAGGCATTAAAGGTGTTAGGTTAACAATTGGTAGTGGTGGATGGCTCCACGCGGTTGTATCAATACATAAATCTAAGCCTGGGGAAGCTAGAAATATAGGTTTAGCCGTGATAAACGGTCATCCAAGCGTTAAACATGTCATAATAGTTGATGATGACATAGACATTGATGATCCATACATGGTTGAATGGGCTCTCGCTACAAGAGTTAGAGGAAGCGAAGACATTATTATACTGAGAAATATGAGGGGAAGCACACTTGATCCTAGAGGAAATGATGGAGTAGGTGATAAAGTAGTTATTGATGCAACTAAACCATTTGATGAACCATGGGATAAATACAGGTATGCGGGGATACCATAG
- the dph2 gene encoding diphthamide biosynthesis enzyme Dph2, with amino-acid sequence MSESFCESYEVDYQALINIIREKNASRIFIQAPDGLKKLYRCIGEYITDKLSDIKIYYSASPSFGACDIPLEEIEAVKPDLIIHIGHNKYPFLSRKINYDIIYLPAYYKWKPTNNIINMLINEFKKYNVKRIGLVASIQHVHSLEEVAEKLEEHGYIAYIEKPAYNVMMPGQILGCEYSAALRIYSKVDLYLVVAGGIFHALGLSLIVDKPVIILDPYRLQVINPSSYIKRLKAKRYYVLSKLRNELIRNAGIIIGSRPGQYRPTLIKYIEKLLEEHGIKYYLFTSTYLSREQLISIDNSYNLDLYIITSCPRLPIDDFNDFYKPVITPGELIMVLKNIVEKYVYPW; translated from the coding sequence ATGAGTGAGAGTTTTTGTGAAAGCTATGAAGTTGATTATCAAGCATTAATCAATATTATTAGGGAAAAGAATGCTTCTAGGATTTTTATACAAGCTCCTGATGGTTTAAAAAAACTATACAGGTGCATCGGAGAATATATTACAGATAAACTATCCGATATCAAGATATATTATTCGGCATCCCCCTCATTCGGGGCATGCGATATTCCTTTAGAGGAGATAGAGGCTGTAAAGCCTGATCTAATTATTCATATAGGACATAATAAGTACCCGTTTCTAAGCAGAAAAATAAACTATGATATAATATATTTGCCGGCATATTATAAGTGGAAGCCTACAAACAATATTATTAATATGTTAATTAATGAATTCAAGAAATACAATGTTAAGAGAATAGGGTTGGTAGCATCTATACAACATGTTCACTCATTAGAGGAGGTAGCTGAAAAACTAGAGGAGCACGGATATATTGCTTATATTGAAAAACCCGCATATAATGTAATGATGCCTGGCCAGATCCTTGGATGCGAATACTCAGCTGCATTGAGAATATACAGTAAAGTCGATTTATACCTAGTGGTTGCAGGTGGGATTTTTCATGCTTTGGGTTTGTCCTTGATTGTTGATAAGCCTGTTATCATACTTGATCCGTATAGGCTACAAGTAATTAATCCTAGTAGTTACATTAAGCGTTTGAAGGCGAAAAGATACTATGTTTTATCAAAGCTCCGTAACGAATTGATCAGAAATGCTGGTATAATTATTGGTTCTAGGCCGGGACAATACAGACCTACATTGATCAAATATATTGAAAAGCTCCTAGAAGAACATGGCATTAAATATTACTTGTTTACCTCAACATATCTCAGCAGAGAACAATTGATCTCCATCGATAATTCGTACAACCTAGACTTATATATTATAACTAGTTGCCCCAGATTACCAATAGATGATTTCAACGACTTCTATAAACCCGTAATTACTCCTGGAGAATTAATTATGGTTTTGAAAAATATTGTGGAGAAATATGTTTATCCATGGTAA
- the tmk gene encoding dTMP kinase has translation MSENNGFFLVLEGIDGAGKTSIAFKLRDFLVEKGFNVHYTYEPYNTLYVEALKKKYNEYRDAYLDALTYAADRLVHIRTEILPYLRRGYIVICDRYYYSSAAYQSAQGAPIEWVLEINKYALKPDLTIYLDVDPAIGVKRRKGLNTRFPEYEKLDFLYRVRENYLWLVDKGYMVLVDANREFDKVYRDVEKIVLEHLVF, from the coding sequence TTGTCAGAGAATAATGGTTTCTTCCTCGTACTTGAAGGTATAGATGGAGCGGGAAAAACAAGTATTGCCTTTAAGCTTAGAGATTTCCTTGTTGAGAAAGGATTTAATGTTCACTATACATACGAGCCCTATAACACATTATATGTTGAAGCATTAAAGAAAAAATATAATGAATACCGGGATGCATATCTCGACGCACTAACATATGCTGCTGATCGACTAGTCCATATTAGAACAGAAATTCTCCCATATCTTCGCAGAGGATACATAGTCATATGTGATCGCTACTATTATAGTAGTGCAGCTTATCAATCAGCTCAAGGAGCCCCTATAGAATGGGTTCTCGAAATCAACAAATACGCTCTCAAACCTGATTTAACCATATACTTAGACGTCGACCCAGCCATAGGGGTTAAAAGGCGAAAAGGGTTAAACACTCGTTTTCCAGAATATGAAAAACTCGATTTCCTATATAGGGTTAGAGAGAACTATTTATGGCTTGTAGATAAGGGCTATATGGTTCTTGTTGATGCAAATAGAGAGTTCGATAAGGTATATCGTGATGTTGAGAAAATAGTTCTTGAACACTTGGTTTTCTAG
- a CDS encoding UPF0147 family protein has product MGVRIMDNETKIRNAMYMLMSIINDTAVPRNIRRAATEALNHLRNPKLTPGVRAANAISVLDSISQDPNMPINTRTKIWQIIAILETVRD; this is encoded by the coding sequence ATGGGTGTTAGAATAATGGATAATGAAACCAAGATCAGGAATGCTATGTATATGTTAATGAGCATAATTAATGATACAGCTGTTCCAAGAAACATTAGGAGAGCAGCAACTGAAGCATTGAATCACTTACGAAACCCGAAGCTCACACCCGGTGTTAGAGCTGCTAATGCTATTAGTGTATTAGATTCTATCAGCCAAGATCCAAATATGCCTATTAATACTAGGACGAAGATATGGCAAATAATAGCTATACTAGAAACGGTTAGAGACTAA
- a CDS encoding DNA-directed RNA polymerase subunit L — MELKVLKKTDTEIIIEIIGEDDTLGNLIAKEAMKHPKVVYASYRIPHPLQNRLEIIINVEPGANISEVLLEITENIRKFLREFKKEVEEKL, encoded by the coding sequence ATGGAGCTTAAAGTATTAAAGAAAACCGATACGGAAATTATTATTGAGATTATAGGGGAAGACGATACTCTCGGAAACCTAATTGCTAAAGAAGCAATGAAGCATCCTAAGGTAGTATATGCATCTTATAGAATTCCTCATCCTCTTCAAAACAGGCTTGAAATAATAATTAATGTAGAGCCGGGAGCTAATATCAGTGAAGTATTGCTTGAAATAACTGAGAATATACGTAAATTTTTGAGAGAATTCAAGAAAGAAGTAGAGGAAAAACTATGA
- a CDS encoding DUF402 domain-containing protein, producing the protein MCTGVRVRGITATAVSKILLDKGYRIVQASNIIRERFNLPLDTSPADVTVKDADKDELLVLGFYGHADKVYNDLVDELEYSFKWVSPVGLHSIHLGLIRDRVGDKCIVEIGNNVKGVLPRCNMDIGKKVLVGVAKAPIKPGEEALLTRSIRVVGKYVSIIYGKPSLTISEHIRDHDKREYLLAIAMSKIMGSGLGVHLRSSSQYAGKDEIEREIDELKQKLRELLDKAKHIEDAPTILYEGEFIGLIGLTSLAKEKLDSYRDKVVPTITRHHSLKSCDNVMSDIVDYSEILLRHGISRKIIYDALSDYILEKNRSLPKIRIIHIKPDGTTHTLSPGTIYEIVKSEKGVKIVLKRTLRNIGVYDGLGVEKKPGDIDYMVIEENSWIISHNYYRGNEWLGSYININTPPEILPGIIKYHDLLIDVIVKNTGEARIIDEEELKTYYEKEIIPEKLYEKALEVAKSILENHRLLIYRPNQQ; encoded by the coding sequence TTGTGTACGGGTGTTAGAGTTAGAGGTATTACTGCAACTGCAGTTTCCAAGATATTATTAGATAAAGGATATAGAATAGTTCAAGCAAGCAATATTATACGTGAAAGATTCAATCTTCCCCTAGACACTTCTCCAGCTGATGTGACCGTTAAAGATGCTGATAAGGACGAATTACTAGTACTGGGCTTCTATGGCCACGCTGATAAAGTATACAATGATCTCGTGGATGAGCTAGAGTATTCTTTCAAATGGGTTTCACCAGTAGGATTACACAGTATACATCTAGGCTTGATTAGGGATAGAGTAGGGGATAAATGCATAGTTGAGATAGGAAACAATGTTAAAGGAGTGCTTCCCCGGTGTAACATGGATATTGGCAAGAAGGTTTTAGTTGGAGTAGCTAAAGCCCCTATTAAGCCAGGCGAAGAAGCTTTACTAACACGTAGTATCCGAGTAGTTGGTAAATATGTTTCCATAATATATGGAAAACCTTCACTAACAATATCGGAGCACATACGTGACCATGATAAAAGAGAGTATTTACTAGCTATTGCCATGTCTAAAATAATGGGTTCAGGGCTAGGAGTTCATTTAAGAAGCAGTAGTCAATATGCTGGAAAAGATGAAATAGAAAGGGAAATAGATGAGTTAAAACAAAAACTAAGAGAACTACTAGATAAAGCTAAACACATAGAAGATGCTCCCACAATACTTTATGAGGGAGAATTCATAGGTTTAATAGGGCTAACCAGTCTAGCAAAAGAAAAGCTTGATTCATATAGAGACAAAGTAGTTCCTACAATTACTAGGCATCATAGCCTTAAAAGCTGTGATAATGTTATGAGCGATATAGTAGATTACTCGGAGATCCTTCTAAGGCACGGCATCTCTAGGAAAATAATATATGATGCATTATCGGACTATATTTTGGAGAAGAACAGGTCTCTCCCAAAAATAAGAATTATTCATATAAAACCAGATGGAACAACTCATACATTATCTCCAGGAACAATATATGAGATAGTGAAGTCTGAGAAAGGAGTAAAGATTGTTTTAAAGAGAACATTGAGGAATATAGGAGTCTATGATGGATTAGGCGTGGAGAAGAAGCCTGGAGATATAGATTATATGGTGATCGAGGAGAACTCATGGATTATAAGCCATAACTACTACCGCGGAAACGAATGGCTTGGTTCATATATAAACATAAATACACCGCCAGAAATACTTCCTGGTATCATTAAATATCATGATCTATTAATAGATGTTATTGTGAAAAATACTGGTGAAGCACGTATAATTGATGAAGAAGAGCTTAAAACATATTATGAAAAAGAGATTATACCCGAGAAACTATATGAGAAAGCACTAGAGGTAGCTAAGTCTATTCTGGAAAACCATAGATTGTTAATTTATAGACCGAACCAACAATAG
- a CDS encoding aconitase X catalytic domain-containing protein: protein MYLTREQERMINGEYGWVTARALKVIVKVGEALGAEKLIPISHAHVSGISYSNIGDPGLLFIKELYEKGGRSRVYTTVNPGCIDLLGYSRIISREYYDKQLVINNFLEGMGFKPTYTCIPYFHRIPGVNEHLAWGESNAVIIANSFYGARTNREGGPLALAAAITGYTYYAGLHLLNNRVAEKKIVLPKHLPEDYYGASGLWIGENIREIPILENAPTNIYDLKILMAAAAASGSHGLIVIDGLTPKGTYKISDRVEKIFVEKTSLEKYLGEEPSCDQRILGYVGCPHLHPSELFWLVRYLLKKSSPRRDNVLLVSIPRIYAETYRDLLELLRLRGVDVAVGTCPIVSRLKNGFDLVVTNSGKAAFYLRRLHGLKVRLSSFKKVVEAVYS, encoded by the coding sequence GTGTATCTTACTCGTGAACAGGAGAGAATGATTAATGGAGAATATGGATGGGTTACTGCTAGAGCGTTAAAAGTAATAGTTAAGGTTGGAGAAGCTCTGGGGGCAGAAAAACTTATTCCAATAAGTCATGCCCATGTATCAGGCATATCTTATAGTAACATAGGCGACCCCGGCTTATTATTTATTAAAGAACTATATGAGAAGGGAGGGAGAAGCAGAGTATATACAACAGTGAATCCTGGATGCATAGACTTACTTGGATACTCACGTATAATTAGTAGAGAATACTATGATAAACAACTAGTTATTAATAATTTTTTAGAAGGAATGGGGTTTAAACCAACATATACGTGTATCCCATATTTCCATAGAATACCTGGTGTAAACGAGCATTTAGCGTGGGGAGAGAGCAACGCTGTTATCATTGCTAACAGCTTCTATGGTGCAAGAACCAATAGGGAAGGAGGACCTCTTGCATTAGCAGCCGCTATTACGGGGTATACATACTATGCTGGGCTCCACTTGTTAAATAATAGAGTTGCTGAGAAGAAAATAGTTCTTCCAAAACATTTACCCGAAGATTATTATGGTGCATCTGGTTTATGGATAGGTGAAAATATTAGAGAAATACCGATATTAGAGAATGCTCCTACGAATATATATGATTTAAAAATACTTATGGCAGCAGCGGCGGCTAGCGGTAGTCATGGATTAATTGTTATAGATGGTTTAACACCTAAAGGAACATATAAGATTAGTGATCGTGTTGAGAAAATATTTGTTGAAAAAACTAGTTTAGAGAAATACTTGGGTGAAGAGCCAAGCTGTGATCAGAGAATTCTGGGATATGTTGGATGCCCACACCTGCACCCCTCAGAACTATTCTGGCTAGTAAGATATTTGTTAAAGAAAAGTTCTCCTAGGAGAGACAATGTATTATTAGTATCTATACCGAGGATCTATGCTGAAACATATAGGGATTTATTAGAGCTTCTTAGACTGCGAGGTGTAGATGTAGCTGTAGGAACATGTCCTATAGTGTCGCGTTTGAAAAACGGCTTTGACTTAGTTGTTACGAATAGTGGTAAAGCAGCTTTTTACCTGCGTAGACTCCACGGGTTAAAAGTGAGATTGTCTTCTTTCAAGAAGGTTGTGGAGGCTGTTTATAGTTGA
- a CDS encoding Sjogren's syndrome/scleroderma autoantigen 1 family protein → MSGKIDPVKKMAELLKSGATMLAETCPVKGCNLPLFKLPSGEIVCPVHGKVYMVKTEEEALEVKEKLSLRSVLDKLENKVLLILDDLSNNTIPQTSELIEWLEVLERIRRIKKLISEK, encoded by the coding sequence ATGAGTGGAAAAATAGATCCAGTAAAGAAAATGGCTGAGCTATTAAAGAGTGGTGCAACAATGCTTGCAGAAACATGTCCTGTTAAAGGATGTAATCTCCCATTATTTAAGCTTCCAAGCGGAGAAATAGTTTGTCCTGTTCATGGAAAAGTATACATGGTCAAAACAGAAGAGGAAGCACTTGAGGTGAAAGAGAAGCTTTCACTGAGAAGTGTTTTGGATAAATTGGAGAACAAAGTATTATTGATCCTCGACGATCTCTCAAACAATACTATTCCTCAAACCTCAGAGCTTATAGAGTGGTTAGAAGTACTTGAACGTATAAGGAGGATAAAGAAGCTTATTAGTGAAAAATAA
- a CDS encoding exosome complex RNA-binding protein Csl4: MERIRQGVLVLPGDVIGVEEEYFPGQGVYVNGKGYLRSQLIGRVLIDIVKRTINVRNIHGKPYVPKAGDIVEGIVSSVSEDLAFIDIYAIEEKPTRTTSFTGILHVSQASSEYIETMYDAMRIGDIVRARVINSNHPFQLTTKEPRLGVIAAFCTKCGSLLRKQDDKLVCPICGNVEKRKVSASYVFR, encoded by the coding sequence ATGGAAAGGATTAGGCAGGGAGTACTGGTGTTGCCTGGAGATGTTATAGGTGTGGAAGAAGAATATTTTCCAGGGCAAGGAGTTTATGTGAACGGTAAAGGATATCTACGCTCCCAACTAATTGGTAGAGTATTAATAGATATTGTTAAGAGAACAATAAATGTTAGGAATATTCATGGTAAACCATATGTTCCAAAAGCAGGCGATATAGTTGAAGGAATAGTATCAAGTGTATCAGAAGATCTAGCCTTTATCGATATATATGCTATAGAAGAAAAACCTACAAGAACAACTAGTTTTACAGGTATTCTCCACGTATCACAAGCTAGTTCAGAATATATTGAAACAATGTATGATGCAATGAGAATAGGCGATATAGTCAGAGCACGAGTAATAAATAGCAATCATCCATTCCAGTTAACAACTAAGGAGCCAAGACTAGGAGTGATCGCAGCTTTCTGTACAAAATGCGGATCACTATTGAGGAAACAAGATGATAAACTCGTATGTCCTATATGTGGGAATGTTGAGAAAAGAAAAGTTAGTGCATCATATGTTTTTCGGTGA
- a CDS encoding 50S ribosomal protein L16 has protein sequence MPLRPARCYTHFSGPPYTRREYIPGVPQPKIVKFEMGNVHGDYDYRAELVMIEAGQIRHNALEAARVMANKYLSSTVGDQNYFLKIRVYPHHVLRENKMMAFAGADRLQDGMRQAFGKPIGTAARVYPGTIVMEVRVRKEHVEHAKEALRRAASKLPLPARIVFKPLKPGLKPI, from the coding sequence ATGCCTCTAAGACCCGCTAGATGCTATACACATTTCAGCGGACCCCCATATACTAGGAGAGAATACATACCAGGCGTACCACAGCCTAAGATCGTGAAGTTTGAAATGGGCAATGTTCATGGAGACTATGATTATAGAGCAGAACTAGTAATGATCGAGGCTGGACAAATAAGGCATAATGCATTAGAAGCCGCACGTGTTATGGCTAATAAATATTTAAGCTCAACTGTTGGAGACCAAAACTACTTCTTAAAAATACGTGTATACCCACACCATGTGCTAAGAGAGAATAAAATGATGGCTTTCGCAGGAGCAGATCGTCTACAAGATGGTATGAGACAAGCATTCGGAAAACCCATAGGAACAGCTGCTAGAGTTTATCCTGGAACAATAGTAATGGAGGTTAGGGTTAGGAAGGAACATGTTGAACATGCTAAAGAGGCTCTTAGAAGAGCAGCTTCAAAACTACCATTACCGGCGAGAATAGTTTTCAAACCATTAAAGCCTGGTTTGAAACCCATATAA